Proteins encoded in a region of the Ptychodera flava strain L36383 chromosome 4, AS_Pfla_20210202, whole genome shotgun sequence genome:
- the LOC139131726 gene encoding membrane-associated progesterone receptor component 1-like — MAAPEATQQSSEPGSENIENQGFLVELVSSPLNLILLAMCIYLLYKILRREKPDETPPRPPPLPKMKKRDFTLEELKEYTGDEKNDGRVLVAVNGRVFDVTRGKKFYGPGGPYGAFAGRDASRALATFSLDGDALRDEYDDLSDLTAMQTESIREWEMQFEEKYDYVGKLLKPGEEPTEYSDEEQSEQSEAEKKDN; from the exons ATGGCGGCACCAGAAGCTACTCAACAAAGCTCCGAGCCTGGCTCCGAAAATATAGAAAACCAAGGTTTCCTTGTGGAATTAGTTTCCAGTCCGCTCAATTTAATTTTACTAGCAATGTGCATTTATCTTCTGTATAAAATCCTGCGTCGCGAAAAACCGGACGAAACCCCACCGAGACCTCCGCCGCTTCCAAAGATGAAGAAGAGGGATTTTACGTTGGAAGAACTGAAGGAGTACACAGGTGACGAGAAAAATGATGGCAGGGTACTTGTCGCAGTTAACGGCAGGGTGTTTGATGTCACGAGAGGAAAGAAATTCTATGGGCCAG GTGGCCCGTACGGAGCGTTTGCTGGTCGGGATGCATCACGAGCTCTAGCCACATTTTCGCTGGATGGCGATGCTTTGCGAGACGAGTACGATGACCTTTCAGATCTCACTGCCATGCAGACAGAGAGCATACGTGAATGGGAAATGCAGTTTGAGG agAAATACGATTATGTGggtaaacttttgaaacctGGTGAAGAACCAACAGAATATTCAGATGAAGAACAGAGTGAACAAAGTGAAGCTGAGAAGAAAGACAACTGA